A portion of the Leifsonia sp. EB41 genome contains these proteins:
- the rplO gene encoding 50S ribosomal protein L15 has translation MADDKPTTEAAAEKPAAKKSTTTKAAAKPAAEKTSTEKKAPAKKAPAKAAADKTAASTKDETVSAPAKKAPAKKDVAAPREQVLKVHHLRPAAGAKKDKTRVGRGEGSKGKTAGRGTKGTKARYQVRPGFQGGQLPFHMRSPKLRGFKNPFRVEYQVVNLEKLAELYPAGGDVTISDLVAKGAVRKNEKVKVLGNGDIAVKLNVAVDKVSGSAEQKIVAAGGSVK, from the coding sequence ATGGCTGACGACAAGCCGACCACTGAGGCCGCTGCCGAGAAGCCGGCCGCCAAGAAGAGCACCACCACCAAGGCTGCCGCCAAGCCGGCCGCCGAGAAGACAAGCACCGAGAAGAAGGCTCCGGCCAAGAAGGCTCCGGCGAAGGCCGCTGCCGACAAGACCGCCGCCTCCACCAAGGACGAGACCGTCTCCGCTCCGGCGAAGAAGGCCCCGGCCAAGAAGGACGTCGCGGCCCCCCGCGAGCAGGTCCTCAAGGTGCACCACCTCCGTCCCGCCGCGGGCGCCAAGAAGGACAAGACCCGCGTCGGACGCGGTGAGGGTTCCAAGGGCAAGACCGCGGGCCGTGGTACGAAGGGCACCAAGGCCCGCTACCAGGTCCGCCCGGGCTTCCAGGGCGGTCAGCTCCCGTTCCACATGCGTTCGCCGAAGCTGCGCGGGTTCAAGAACCCGTTCCGCGTCGAGTACCAGGTGGTCAACCTCGAGAAGCTGGCCGAGCTGTACCCGGCCGGTGGCGATGTCACCATCTCCGACCTCGTCGCCAAGGGCGCCGTTCGCAAGAACGAGAAGGTCAAGGTTCTCGGTAACGGGGACATTGCGGTTAAGCTGAACGTTGCGGTCGACAAGGTCTCCGGCTCTGCCGAGCAGAAGATCGTCGCCGCTGGTGGCTCCGTCAAGTAG
- the rpmD gene encoding 50S ribosomal protein L30 — translation MAARLKITQIKSKVSEKQYQRDTLRSLGLKRIGDVTVREDTPQNRGYVNTVAHLVKVEEID, via the coding sequence ATGGCCGCGCGCCTGAAGATCACGCAGATCAAGTCGAAAGTGAGCGAGAAGCAGTACCAGCGCGACACGCTGCGCAGTCTGGGACTGAAGCGAATCGGTGACGTCACCGTCCGCGAGGACACCCCGCAGAACCGCGGGTACGTCAACACCGTCGCTCACCTGGTGAAGGTTGAGGAGATCGACTAA
- the rpsE gene encoding 30S ribosomal protein S5 codes for MSDENNKEQTVAAEVTETAQPVETAASTDNNREREPRRGGRERNPNRDRGSRDADKSQFLERVVTINRVSKVVKGGRRFSFTALVVVGDGNGLVGVGYGKAREVPLAISKGVEEAKKNFFRVPRVGVTIPHPVQGEAAAGVVLLRPAAAGTGVIAGGPVRAVLECAGIHDVLSKSLGSSNTINIVHATVEALKQLEEPRAVAARRGLDYDQVAPARLLRAEAEAAEAAAAAKKAEKVGA; via the coding sequence GTGAGCGACGAGAACAACAAGGAGCAGACCGTGGCCGCTGAGGTAACGGAGACCGCGCAGCCGGTCGAGACCGCTGCGTCGACCGACAACAACCGGGAGCGCGAGCCGCGCCGCGGTGGCCGGGAGCGCAACCCCAACCGCGATCGCGGCAGCCGGGACGCCGACAAGAGCCAGTTCCTGGAGCGCGTCGTCACCATCAACCGCGTCTCCAAGGTCGTGAAGGGTGGTCGTCGCTTCAGCTTCACCGCTCTCGTGGTCGTCGGAGACGGCAACGGCCTGGTGGGCGTCGGCTACGGCAAGGCCCGCGAGGTGCCGCTGGCGATCTCGAAGGGCGTCGAGGAGGCGAAGAAGAACTTCTTCCGCGTCCCGCGCGTCGGCGTCACCATCCCGCACCCGGTGCAGGGTGAGGCCGCTGCCGGCGTCGTCCTCCTGCGTCCGGCCGCCGCCGGTACCGGTGTCATCGCCGGTGGCCCGGTGCGCGCCGTCCTGGAGTGCGCCGGCATCCACGACGTGCTGAGCAAGTCGCTCGGCTCGTCCAACACGATCAACATCGTGCACGCGACCGTCGAGGCGCTCAAGCAGCTCGAGGAGCCCCGTGCCGTCGCAGCTCGCCGTGGTCTCGACTACGACCAGGTCGCGCCCGCGCGACTGCTGCGTGCCGAGGCCGAGGCGGCCGAGGCCGCTGCTGCCGCCAAGAAGGCAGAGAAGGTAGGTGCCTGA
- the rplR gene encoding 50S ribosomal protein L18: MALGTRGKSKAAARGRRHTRLRKKVVGTEVRPRLVVTRSARHVFVQIVDDAKGHTLASASTMETDLRGFDGDKTAKARKVGELVAERAKSAGVEAVVFDRGGSKYAGRVAAVAEGAREGGLNL, encoded by the coding sequence ATGGCTCTGGGTACCAGAGGAAAGAGCAAGGCGGCCGCCCGCGGCCGTCGTCACACCCGCCTCCGCAAGAAGGTCGTGGGCACCGAGGTCCGTCCTCGCCTGGTCGTGACCCGTTCGGCCCGTCACGTCTTCGTGCAGATCGTCGACGACGCCAAGGGCCACACGCTGGCCTCCGCGTCGACCATGGAGACCGACCTGCGCGGCTTCGACGGTGACAAGACCGCCAAGGCCCGCAAGGTGGGCGAGCTCGTCGCCGAGCGCGCGAAGAGCGCCGGTGTCGAGGCCGTGGTCTTCGACCGTGGCGGCAGCAAGTACGCCGGTCGCGTTGCGGCCGTCGCCGAAGGCGCTCGTGAAGGTGGGCTGAACCTGTGA
- the rplF gene encoding 50S ribosomal protein L6, giving the protein MSRIGRLPIEIPAGVDVKIDGQTVTVKGPKGELTLTVASPIEAKLEEGQVLVTRPDDERSSRSLHGLTRTLINNNIIGVTEGYSKGLEIVGTGYRVAQKGAGVEFALGFSHPVNVEPPAGITFTVEGNNKVTVSGIDKQAVGEVAANIRKIRKPEPYKGKGVRYAGEVVRRKAGKAGK; this is encoded by the coding sequence ATGTCGCGTATTGGAAGACTGCCCATCGAGATCCCCGCTGGGGTCGATGTGAAGATCGACGGCCAGACCGTCACCGTCAAGGGCCCGAAGGGCGAGCTCACGCTCACCGTCGCGAGCCCCATCGAGGCGAAGCTTGAGGAGGGCCAGGTCCTGGTCACCCGTCCGGACGACGAGCGCTCGTCGCGCTCGCTCCACGGCCTCACCCGCACGCTCATCAACAACAACATCATCGGCGTCACCGAGGGCTACTCCAAGGGCCTTGAGATCGTCGGCACCGGTTACCGCGTCGCGCAGAAGGGCGCGGGCGTCGAGTTCGCGCTCGGCTTCTCGCACCCGGTCAACGTCGAGCCGCCGGCCGGCATCACCTTCACGGTCGAGGGCAACAACAAGGTGACCGTGAGCGGGATCGACAAGCAGGCTGTTGGCGAGGTCGCCGCGAACATCCGCAAGATCCGCAAGCCCGAGCCGTACAAGGGCAAGGGTGTGCGTTACGCCGGCGAGGTCGTTCGTCGCAAGGCCGGAAAGGCTGGTAAGTAA
- the rpsH gene encoding 30S ribosomal protein S8, whose protein sequence is MTMTDPVADMLTRLRNANSAHHDTVSMPHSKLKSHIAEILTSEGYISGWEVSDARVGQTLTLNLKFGPNRERSIAGIKRVSKPGLRVYAKSTELPKVLGGLGVAILSTSSGLLTDRQAEKKGVGGEVLAYVW, encoded by the coding sequence ATGACGATGACAGATCCGGTCGCAGACATGCTGACCAGACTGCGCAACGCGAACTCGGCGCACCACGACACCGTGTCGATGCCGCACTCCAAGCTCAAGTCCCACATCGCCGAGATCCTCACCTCCGAGGGCTACATCTCCGGCTGGGAGGTCTCCGACGCCCGTGTCGGCCAGACCCTGACGCTCAACCTCAAGTTCGGTCCGAACCGTGAGCGTTCCATCGCAGGCATCAAGCGTGTCTCCAAGCCCGGCCTCCGCGTCTACGCGAAGTCGACGGAGCTCCCCAAGGTCCTCGGCGGCCTCGGTGTCGCGATCCTGTCCACCTCCTCGGGGCTCCTCACGGACCGCCAGGCTGAGAAGAAGGGCGTGGGTGGGGAAGTCCTCGCCTACGTGTGGTGA
- the rplE gene encoding 50S ribosomal protein L5: MTDTATSAGKIQPRLKQKYKTEISAQLKGDFGFTNVHQVPGLVKIVVNMGVGEAARDGKVIDGAINDLTLITGQKPQVTKARKSIAQFKLREGQPIGAHVTLRGDRMWEFLDRLLSLALPRIRDFRGLSDKQFDGNGNYTFGLTEQSMFHEINQDRIDRVRGMDITVVTTAKNDAEGRALLKQLGFPFRSNEAGN; the protein is encoded by the coding sequence ATGACGGACACTGCAACGAGTGCTGGCAAAATCCAGCCTCGCCTGAAGCAGAAGTACAAGACCGAGATCTCCGCTCAGCTCAAGGGCGACTTCGGCTTCACGAACGTGCACCAGGTGCCCGGCCTCGTGAAGATCGTCGTCAACATGGGTGTCGGCGAAGCTGCTCGTGACGGCAAGGTGATCGACGGTGCGATCAACGACCTCACCCTGATCACCGGCCAGAAGCCGCAGGTCACCAAGGCCCGCAAGTCCATCGCGCAGTTCAAGCTGCGCGAGGGCCAGCCGATCGGCGCGCACGTCACGCTGCGCGGCGACCGCATGTGGGAGTTCCTCGACCGTCTGCTCTCGCTCGCGCTGCCCCGTATCCGGGACTTCCGCGGCCTGAGCGACAAGCAGTTCGACGGCAATGGCAACTACACCTTCGGTCTCACGGAGCAGTCGATGTTCCACGAGATCAACCAGGACCGGATCGACCGCGTCCGGGGTATGGACATCACGGTCGTCACGACCGCGAAGAACGACGCGGAGGGCCGCGCGCTGCTCAAGCAGCTCGGCTTCCCGTTCCGTTCGAACGAGGCGGGCAACTAG
- the rplX gene encoding 50S ribosomal protein L24, with the protein MANIKKGDLVQVITGRSQARGGDRGKQGRVIEVLVEKNRVIVEGVNFVTKHVRVGQTQRGTKTGGIETHEASIHVSNVALVDPETKKPTRVGFRNETVTKDGVTKTVRVRYAKKSGKDL; encoded by the coding sequence ATGGCGAACATCAAGAAGGGCGACCTGGTCCAGGTCATCACGGGCCGCTCGCAGGCCCGCGGTGGTGACCGCGGCAAGCAGGGTCGTGTCATCGAGGTCCTCGTGGAGAAGAACCGCGTGATCGTCGAGGGCGTCAACTTCGTGACCAAGCACGTGCGCGTCGGACAGACGCAGCGTGGCACGAAGACCGGCGGCATCGAGACGCACGAGGCTTCCATCCACGTCTCCAACGTGGCGCTCGTCGACCCCGAGACCAAGAAGCCGACCCGCGTCGGCTTCCGCAACGAGACCGTTACGAAGGACGGCGTCACCAAGACGGTCCGCGTTCGTTACGCCAAGAAGTCTGGTAAGGACCTGTAA
- the rplN gene encoding 50S ribosomal protein L14, translating into MIQQESRLKVADNTGAKELLTIRVLGGSSRRYAGLGDVIVATVKDAIPGGNVKKGDVVKAVVVRVRKNTRRPDGSYIKFDENAAVILKNDGDPRGTRIFGPVGRELRDKKFMKIISLAPEVL; encoded by the coding sequence GTGATTCAGCAGGAATCCCGACTCAAGGTCGCCGACAACACCGGCGCCAAGGAGCTTCTCACCATCCGCGTCCTCGGCGGCTCCAGCCGTCGCTACGCGGGCCTGGGTGACGTCATCGTCGCCACGGTCAAGGACGCGATCCCCGGCGGCAACGTCAAGAAGGGCGATGTCGTCAAGGCGGTCGTCGTGCGCGTGCGGAAGAACACCCGCCGCCCGGACGGCTCCTACATCAAGTTCGACGAGAACGCCGCCGTGATCCTGAAGAACGACGGTGACCCCCGCGGCACCCGTATCTTCGGCCCGGTCGGCCGTGAGCTTCGCGACAAGAAGTTCATGAAGATCATCTCGCTGGCCCCGGAGGTGCTGTAA
- the rpsQ gene encoding 30S ribosomal protein S17 codes for MAETTKAAAAESAADEALARGYRKARRGYVVSDKMDKTIVVEVEDRVKHPLYGKVLRRTSKVKAHDENNTAGIGDLVLINETRPLSASKRWRLVEILEKAK; via the coding sequence ATGGCTGAGACCACCAAGGCTGCGGCCGCGGAGTCGGCGGCCGACGAGGCCCTCGCCCGTGGTTACCGCAAGGCCCGTCGCGGGTACGTCGTCAGCGACAAGATGGACAAGACCATCGTCGTCGAGGTCGAAGACCGCGTGAAGCACCCCCTGTACGGCAAGGTCCTCCGCCGCACCTCCAAGGTGAAGGCGCACGACGAGAACAACACCGCCGGCATCGGCGACCTCGTTCTCATCAACGAGACCCGTCCGCTGAGCGCCTCCAAGCGGTGGCGCCTGGTTGAGATTCTGGAGAAGGCCAAGTGA
- the rpmC gene encoding 50S ribosomal protein L29, with amino-acid sequence MAIGTKELAPSELDTFEDERLIDELKKAKEELFNLRFQSATGQLESHGRLRAVKRDIARIYTVIRERELGIRATPAPADVTPAKAEKKSKAKKEAAEAPEVAETETEEAK; translated from the coding sequence ATGGCGATCGGCACCAAGGAGCTCGCTCCCAGCGAGCTCGACACCTTTGAAGACGAGCGTCTGATCGACGAGCTGAAGAAGGCCAAGGAAGAGCTGTTCAACCTGCGCTTCCAGTCGGCCACCGGTCAGCTCGAGAGCCACGGCCGCCTGCGTGCGGTCAAGCGCGACATCGCTCGTATCTACACCGTGATCCGTGAGCGCGAGCTCGGGATCCGGGCGACCCCGGCCCCGGCCGACGTGACGCCCGCCAAGGCAGAGAAGAAGAGCAAGGCGAAGAAGGAGGCCGCTGAGGCCCCCGAGGTCGCCGAGACCGAGACTGAGGAGGCCAAGTAA
- the rplP gene encoding 50S ribosomal protein L16, which translates to MLIPRRVKHRKQHHPGRSGQATGGTKVSFGEYGIQALTPAYVTNRQIESARIAMTRHIKRGGKVWINIYPDRPLTKKPAETRMGSGKGSPEWWVANVKPGRVLFEVSGVSEELAREAMTRAIHKLPLKARIIKREEGDA; encoded by the coding sequence ATGTTGATCCCACGCAGAGTCAAGCACCGCAAGCAGCACCACCCCGGCCGTAGCGGCCAGGCGACCGGTGGCACGAAGGTCTCCTTCGGCGAGTACGGCATCCAGGCCCTGACCCCCGCTTATGTGACCAACCGTCAGATCGAGTCCGCTCGTATCGCCATGACGCGTCACATCAAGCGTGGCGGCAAGGTGTGGATCAACATCTACCCGGACCGTCCGCTCACGAAGAAGCCTGCCGAGACCCGAATGGGTTCCGGTAAGGGTTCGCCCGAGTGGTGGGTCGCGAACGTCAAGCCGGGTCGAGTCCTCTTCGAGGTCTCCGGCGTCTCCGAGGAACTCGCTCGTGAGGCAATGACCCGTGCAATCCACAAGCTGCCCCTCAAGGCACGCATCATCAAGCGCGAGGAGGGCGACGCGTAA
- the rpsC gene encoding 30S ribosomal protein S3, producing the protein MGQKVNPYGFRLGITTDHVSRWFSDSTKKGQRYSDYLAEDVKIRTLLKTSLDRAGVSRIEIERTRDRVRVDIHTARPGIVIGRRGAEAERIRADLEKLSGKQIQLNILEVKNPEADAQLVAQGIAEQLAARVAFRRAMRKGLQGAQRAGAKGVRIQVSGRLGGAEMSRSEFYREGRVPLHTLRANIDYGFYEAKTTFGRIGVKVWIYKGDITNKELAREQANQKPSRERNDRDRGPRRGGGRGNAPAAETAPAAAGVEA; encoded by the coding sequence ATGGGCCAGAAAGTCAACCCGTACGGCTTCCGTCTGGGGATCACGACCGACCACGTGTCGCGCTGGTTCTCCGACAGCACGAAGAAGGGTCAGCGTTACAGCGACTACCTCGCTGAGGACGTCAAGATCCGCACGCTGCTGAAGACCTCGCTCGACCGCGCGGGCGTGTCCCGCATCGAGATCGAGCGCACCCGCGACCGCGTCCGCGTCGACATCCACACCGCCCGTCCGGGCATCGTGATCGGTCGTCGTGGCGCCGAGGCCGAGCGCATCCGCGCCGACCTCGAGAAGCTCTCGGGCAAGCAGATCCAGCTGAACATCCTCGAGGTCAAGAACCCCGAGGCCGACGCTCAGCTCGTCGCCCAGGGCATCGCCGAGCAGCTCGCCGCCCGCGTGGCCTTCCGCCGCGCGATGCGCAAGGGCCTGCAGGGCGCTCAGCGCGCCGGCGCCAAGGGTGTCCGCATCCAGGTGTCGGGCCGCCTCGGCGGCGCCGAGATGAGCCGCTCGGAGTTCTACCGCGAGGGTCGTGTGCCGCTGCACACGCTCCGCGCCAACATCGACTACGGCTTCTACGAGGCCAAGACCACCTTCGGTCGCATCGGTGTCAAGGTGTGGATCTACAAGGGCGACATCACGAACAAGGAGCTTGCCCGCGAGCAGGCCAACCAGAAGCCGTCGCGCGAGCGCAACGACCGTGACCGTGGTCCGCGTCGCGGCGGTGGCCGGGGCAACGCCCCCGCCGCCGAGACCGCGCCGGCCGCAGCAGGAGTTGAGGCATAA
- the rplV gene encoding 50S ribosomal protein L22, which yields MVESIARVRHIRVTPMKARRVVNLIRGKQAQEALAILKFAPQSASEPVYKLVASAIANARVKADQSNTYLDEQDLYVSKAFVDEGTTLKRFQPRAQGRAFRINKRTSHITIVLATPDEAEVANATKKASK from the coding sequence ATGGTGGAGTCGATCGCACGCGTGCGTCACATCCGCGTCACCCCCATGAAGGCCCGCCGCGTCGTCAACCTGATCCGCGGCAAGCAGGCCCAGGAGGCCCTGGCCATCCTGAAGTTCGCCCCGCAGAGCGCGAGCGAGCCGGTCTACAAGCTCGTCGCCTCGGCGATCGCCAACGCGCGCGTCAAGGCCGACCAGAGCAACACCTACCTGGACGAGCAGGACCTGTACGTGAGCAAGGCCTTCGTGGACGAGGGCACCACGCTCAAGCGGTTCCAGCCGCGCGCACAGGGTCGGGCCTTCCGGATCAACAAGCGCACCAGCCACATCACGATCGTCCTCGCGACGCCGGACGAGGCTGAGGTTGCGAACGCTACGAAGAAGGCGAGCAAGTAA
- the rpsS gene encoding 30S ribosomal protein S19 has protein sequence MPRSLKKGPFVDEHLFRKVVAANEANSKNVIKTWSRRSMIVPAMLGHTIAVHDGRKHIPVFVTETMVGHKLGEFAPTRTFRGHVKDDKKGRRR, from the coding sequence ATGCCACGCAGTCTCAAGAAGGGCCCCTTCGTCGACGAGCACCTGTTTCGCAAGGTGGTCGCCGCTAACGAGGCCAACAGCAAGAACGTGATCAAGACCTGGTCGCGCCGCTCGATGATCGTCCCGGCCATGCTGGGTCACACCATCGCGGTGCACGACGGTCGCAAGCACATCCCGGTGTTCGTCACCGAGACCATGGTCGGTCACAAGCTGGGCGAGTTCGCGCCCACCCGCACCTTCCGTGGTCACGTGAAGGACGACAAGAAGGGTCGCCGCCGCTAA